ATATAGCTCATATTGATAGCCATGCCcctgaaaatatataaacatacgGTATATATACAGATCTGACAAGTGTATTAAGCAATCTGTGCTTACCGCAAATGCGTGGGCACCACAGCGCATAAAACAGATGATATCAGTGGAATGCTGCTGGCTAACAGCGAACTGAACATCACCATCGCGATAAGGATGGGCACATGAAGCTTCAGGAAATTTAGGCTAAAACCGCATACTGTTGCGATCATTGCATACAATAGCTGAATGTAAGAGTTGCGCACCCAAATCAGCAGCAGGCTGATTAAAATGCAACAGCCAAGGAAGGCGCAACCCAGGATTATGCCGTCGATAAAATTGGACGCATCGTGTGAGCATTTTGAGGTGGAATGCGAGGTTTTCGTGTACTTTATCATGTCGCAGATGATCATATTGGAATCAGACATGTTGTGACGTAGCTTCATGAACCATAGCGTGATGCCATTGCCCCTGATGGAGAGAGAACGTGGTAGCTATTGGACAAGAGTCATCCCGCATAAACtcacacaaaaaaatagccaGACAGAATGATGGTACAGATCAGAAAGTTCTTCAAATATGGTCGCTTAAATAATGGCACCGTATCGTACCATAAACTTTCACAGAAATTTCGTTTAACTGTGCTTTCGGGTAAATCTGCTTGAAACACGCCGGTTATGCCCAGGCTCGCCAAGTCCTTTCCTCGATTCTTTAAACAAAGCCGATCGAGAGTCTCGTAGGCGCGATCCACTTTTCCTACGGATAGTAAAAATTTCGCTGTCTCGGGTAGAATCCACATAAGGGCAATTGCTAAAAATCCAGGAGTCGAATTAAGCAGCATATTAAGACGCCAAGCACGCAGATGAAAGTTACCCCAGCTAAAAAGTATGCGATTGAGCGGACTGAGAAAATGGGACACAACTGCAGACGGTAGAAGTCAGGTGGAGAGTCGAGTCTTGAGAAATGCTACTCACCTGGCACATAAATAGCACcgaaagcaaaagcaaaacacatTATGTTGACAACAACAGACTGCAATTTTACTTTGGTAAATTCcgatatatatgtaatattatTGACGCTAACACCAGAGATTCTGTGGGCGAGAGTAGATATCGATCAAGTACAAGCGAGCCAAAAAACTTAGCCGTACCCACAATAGGCCCGTCATAAATCtccaaaatagaaaaaagtaGAAACTTGGCATTAATATGGAAATGATCGATGATACCATAGCCAAGACCATGGAATATAACATAATTGTACGCCGTCCAATCTTATCCGTCAAGTAGCCCGAATAGTGTGATGTCAGAATCAGGCCCGCAAAAGCGGCAATAGACAGCAATGAGAGCTGATTATTACTCAGCGAAAACTCACAGGCTATGTCAACGGCAACCAGACCCACGCCCATGATCTCGTCATTAAGAAATACGCAAGTCAAACTGCAGGTAAATACCATCAGCGCTTGCATGCAACCGAAGCCTGTGAGAAAATGCTGCATGTCCTGCAATTGCTGCCTGGTAAAACCAATAAAGCCAATAGTTACCAATCTCATCCAGGACATCGTCTACATCCGCGACGACCATCTTCGGTGCTAACTAAAAATAgtgtttaaaaatatgtataatataatacaaaaatttaaatttgacatttaataCTTATACAATTCCTGGGAAACTTGGCTTTAAATCCTTGGTAGGTAGTGCGCGTTTTTAACTACAGATGACGGCTGcagattttttttaagtttaatcCAAGACAAACACCACACACAACTCTCAATTTGTAAAATCAAATTagtttaaattcattttattttctttattgttaATTACATATGTTGTCATGTGTTCGCCCACAGGTCGAACAACTCCCACATATGACACCATTTGCCACATTCATTTTGCTCAGCTCTCAATTCATGTTCAAACACTTTCTCATATATCAGCAAgtgtataaattatataaagttAAGAGTTTTGGAATTGTTTTCAGTGCGCTCGCACTTCGTTTCAGTTTCAATCAAGTAACCGCGCAATTGCAAGGATCAAAAGTTATAAAGCTTTACTTGATTTAAGGTTGggcaaaattaataattacgAAAGGACAGCTTCTCCAACATATTTACAGCCTGATTAGGTTTCTATGCAGGCTGCACACAAACGGACACGTACAGTAGAGACTAACTAACTAAGCATCTAATTCACTTGCCAGGCCTCTAAAAAACGTTTACTAAGCCGCAGACTTTTCACTTTTGATTACggttattaatatatatgctctttttcgtttttccatatcatatatatgtatatatagtatatattatgtaaagtataaataaatgtattgcAAAGTGGCGTCCAACATAACAAAAGGTAGCGCCGCCCGGCTTTGCATTTGACTTAAGCCTGAAAAGTAGTCAACTTAAATAACTAAAAGGGCCctaaaacaatattaatttcGTATTTAATGAAATCTTGTGTTTTCTCATTTTCATCGTCTCATTGTCTTAACATATAGTATCTGTGTTTTtatgtgggtgtgggtgtgtatgtgtgaaaaTGTACAAGGCAAAagcaatacaaaaattatttaggtataaaattataattatgtttttgttttttgttttatgcataATGCGTAAAGTAAAATGTACAATTGTTGCTATTCCATATATAACAAGCTAGCTCGCTCTTTGCTTTCCAATTCGCATATGCCTCATGCCTAATGCAAAATTGTCATAACTTTTGCTATAAGTAAATCGTTAAGGAGGAGACTTTCTTCAAATGCGGTCAATGGAAGTATTTCTCTCCTATATTAATTATTCTTTATAGATTTATCAATGATTGAAGGTGCGTTTTAGTGTATTCTTTTTTTATCTAATAGCCACAATTACTGTTGCTTTTCTTGGTCAGCTCGAAAAGTAGCAGGTGCcattaaatatgaaatgtgattataaaaaataaatctagTAAGCATATTGCTAAGTGCGTTTCCATTTTAATGCTTTCAATCAATATGTTTACCAGCTTATTTTTCATGACGAATGTGGAAAATGTATGTGCcatataaattacattttatatatatgtgtatataaatagttaatacATGATTGTTATACTTGTAGTTCTGTTGTGAAAAGGGAAACGTTTCATTACGTTCGCTTACATTAGGTGAGGTCTTTTCGTGGggtgcacatatgtatatttttttgttatatgtgtgtgtagctaTGATTAGTGACcgtattttatataatatgttGTTCTCTACTTTATAAtcaatgcaattttaaatCAAGGTAAATATACAAACACTGTgtaaagaaatgaaaatttttagCTTATCTTAAAACGAATGTACATGGTTGTGCGTTAGAAGTGTATGTGTGATAATTGGTATGGTATTCATGTTTTATGGCTGTCCAGAATAACGCAAAGTTATGACAAAAGTACACAAATGTATGGAACATATGCAAATGCTGTTAAGTAGTTAACATTTAAAACTGCCTGCCTCCTCCCTACTAGAACGAATCTAAGCAAAGAGTGTGCACTCAATGTAACTCGTGGGCACAAAACCCTCGTCCCAGCCATTTGAATTGTTCGCTCGCCGCACACGCGTCCAGCCATCACCCTGATCATTTTCAATCACTTGCAGCTCCTCGCCTTCGTTCATGGGTATGCTGCCTTCGCTGGTAGCTGATGGGAGGCAAGATAGACAAGTTAATTAGATAAGAAGGTTTCTTCATAAACACGTTTGAGGACTTACCTTCAAAGGGATACAGCGCTCGACATGTGCCTAGGGGCTGTAGCAGTTCCACCTCGGTTTCGTAGGTCGTCTCCTCGCCAGCGGCATTTTCATTGGCGCTGCCCTGTCCGGAGCCGGGCAGTGACGTGTGCGAGGTGCCTAGGCCGCTCTCGGGACTTGCCGAACTGCTGGATTTCACCATGGAAAGgcaaaatgaaacgaaataTTTGAAGAAGTTGCGATTTGGACATTATTACGTGTTATATGTATGATGtaagcaattaaaaatcaataagaACTAAAAGTAATTTagataattgaaagcaaattagatgaattaaatataaactttGTTTCTTTGGCATATTGTGGACTTTCTTTTTTAGTGGGCAATTTTTTCTATTACTTAAAAGTTTCGCTGATGACAAATCATACGTGCAAAATATGAGCAAACGGAACCAACACCATAAAATGCCaccaaaataaattgaaacaaaacCATGTACAATGGAAATGATACAAAAATGAGTAAGTGAACGAGCCAAATCATACGCGAATATACGGCATACAATAATGTATGAATGTGTaagtgtgtgactgtgtgtgtgtgtgtgtatgtattaatGTGTAGCTGAGTGAATATATAAACATTGAACGTAGACTTATGAGTGTACccgttattgttattattatgccCATTTTGAATTTGCGCCACATTATCCTCAGAATCTGACCTGCTTAAGCTGCCAGCATCATCGGGCTGATCATCGCCATCATGATGATCATCAGCGCTGGCGCTGCCATTGGAATGTCTGCAAAAGAAAACATTAAGAAATGTCACGTTAAATGGACATCATTAGCTAGGTGGCTTATTGAAGTACTCACCTGGATGTTCGGTGTCCGTTTTGCAATTGATTACGATTCGATTGCGGACTATTGTTGGCCACCTGCAGCTGATTAGCCTTGTCCAAAAAGCcttgatattttttcaaattcactTTCAGTTTTTCCAATTCATGTTCGGATTCGTTCAGTTGTCCCTCAACAGTCATCGGATTGCCCAGCGATGAGTTCGCCTCATAAacgattttcattttcattaggCCATCACGTGTGTTCGTCTCCTGATCAACCTTATGCTGCAGCTCGGCAATTTTCGCCTGCAGTTTTTTGCGCTGCTGATTTGGTGGCAGATCGCTAAAGTCCTCCTTTTGGCCGTCCGCAGTTAGTGAATTCTAGATATGAATTCAAAAAGCATTAGTTGTTGGGCTCAAAAAatcaatacatacatatacatatgcatatatatgttatatatatatatggtatgtaGAAGTGCAATGAGTACTATACAAGACAGAAATGACGGAACAACAATTTTAACAAACACATTCACAACGATTAGCAGACGCCAGTTGTTTACACAgatagggtatacaaaataaatagaaaccTTAACGGAAATTGAATAGAGTTTCCAGAAATGTAATGAATAGAAAATAattagtaaaataaatatcagaATAATCAAACAGCATGTcgcaaaaaaaattagaacAAAAAACATGCTTgaatttgtaataaattattgataaatttaaacaaaagttaattatattttctgcagtgtgtgagtgtgctgCTGTGGCATGTTGCTAACTAACCAACTATTTAATTAATCTTCgcatataatattaattattatatttaatttaataatttttagttttaatgtTGTACTTAAGGTTAGGTGTTCAAAGTGAATGTAACTCAGTGAAGAGGCTAAATAAATTGCGCTAGTGTTTGTTGATAATGTTTAGCAGTTGTGATTAGTAGTTAAATGCTTATTAGTAATTGATGTTAAGAgcagttagttagttagttagaaGAGCTGGAATTTACATCATACCTTCATTGTGATACAAGCTTCAATTATCTGCCGTTGCTATTGGCAGCGAATTGATtgattattgatttatttaacatttattttgtttacattgaAAACGtatcacattttgttttcgttttagtttttccgagtgtgggtgtgggtgtgtatgtatgtgtaagtAAAAGCATGTTTTTTGTGTTAGAAAATTGTATGACAGcaacaaatatgcataaaagaaattaaagaattaaatacaattaatatttgtGAACTGTTCATTGTGGTTGTGTCTGTGGCgaattttcaataataatgGAAAAGCGAGTGAAAAGCGTAGGCAGCCAATTGTTGCATAACTAatgtaaaatttgttttaataattgtCAAACAGAgacataaaatatacaaattcgtatgcaattgttaaatgtatgtttatataaggTGTTGagtatggtatatatattgtatatgaaAGACTGCAACAATCATTGTTTGGTTTAGTCGACATGTAAGACATGAGATGGGAGGACACGAAACGAAACGGCGCTGAGCTGCCTGGGGTAGGTTGGACAGGCAGCTGGACACTTGGTACTTACAGCAAGGTGGAACCAACGTCCATATGTTTCGTgacataaattaaagaaatggCATaacgatttttgtttttgttttcgataaatGAAATAAGAACAGAAAAATAGAGACGGCATGAGTAAAACTATAATTAGAAGACACAAAACCTACTACttaaaaattaacttaaaactaaTCAAGAAGCATCGGAAACACAAGAGGCAATTGTTGTGCTGACTGGTAGAATCTCTCgcaacaaacagacacatcgagagagtgagagagagatagagagacagTGTGTGCCAGGCAATGATAGAGATAGGATAGAGACATGAACATAACAGAGGATCACttagaaagaaataaaataaaacggcTTGAAGAGCTTGCAGCTAAATTGTAAACCTGAACCAGAAGCGGGAATCGCCAACGACTGCTCTCACCTTGTTGCTGCCAAAGATGCTGTTCAAGATGCCGCCACGGGCCTTCTTTAGCTTGGCGGCGGTTAGCGTGCCGCTCTTAATGGTCAAGTGATTGTAGGGAACACTGCTGTAGTTGGATTGCGGCACTGCGCTGGGGTCCATCTTTGACAAATCCTCAAATGGTATGTCCGTTGGTGGTGTGAAGCCCGATTGATATCTGAAATGATAAAAACGTTTAGTTAAGCCCGAACAGAAGTAATTCGAGTTTTTCAAGCAAACCTCTCGATGACTTTTAACGAGTCTTCCGTCTCGTTGATGGATTCGCCGGCCTTGACAATGCCTTCCATGCAGCGCGCAATTATAGGTGCCACCGAGGACTCAACGTCCGCGGCACCAATAATAAACTCGCGTATGCCACGCGTACGCTTCTCGTCCAGCTCCTGCAGCCGATTGAAAACGGCGGGCAATAGTATACCATAGTGTTGCTGTTGGAGATTGTTGGTCTTCTGCAGCTGATTGGCGTATTCGTTCTTTGCATCATCCGACTGCTGTATTTTGGACGTCATAATGTTCTTGTAACGCTCCACTTCGGCGCGACTCAGATTGAAATCCATGTCAGCCTTCTTGTAATTCTCAACAGCCTTCTCCGAATCCCTATAGGCCTTGTCATAATTTCGCTTGGCGCGCTCTAATGACGAGAGCTGTGCGCTGAGGGCCTGTTGCAGCATTGTGCCATCGTTAAGGCATTTCTATAGAAAGATGACAGATGAGAGTATGATTAAcaacatatataaacaacaacaacatatgcAAAGTTCAATAGACATTACCTTGCGGTCCTCTCGCAGTGTTTTCGATAGCAACGTCACACCCTGGATTATCTGTAGCTGCAGGGTCTCGGACACCACCTCACGCTGCCCCGCCAAGTCGCCCACCTCCTTGAGCAGATTGCGGAAAGCTTGCCTCGATGTAAATCTGTAAATAGCAGGCCAGGCAATCAGTTAGTTAACTGGGTTTACAGTCGACCCACGCCTTTTCGCGCCTTCGGCTACAAACTACTTCCAATGTCTGTCCCGAAGcaccaagaccaagaccaagAGCCGAACACTGGCTAAGGCGATTTATGGCCCTCTTATTGGACACGCGCTTTGTGACGCGCACTGAACACCCACGCGACGCTGTCGTCGCCACAGTCTGTCTGCCAGTCTGTCCGCCAGTCTGTCAATCCGCATATGGTATAGTTCCAGGCCGAGCGGCAATCatgaataaatatatggaTTTTACAACTGTATAAGGCGAAACGTCAAGCGATCGAGAGAGCTGCCTGGCATTTCATTACCAACTCTTTAACTTGGACGCAACGGCTTCATTGTCATATTACAAATGCCAGCAAAGATTTGCGCCGAGCTATTTGCGAGCCATGATGTCAGGCGGCCGCAAATTGTATGGAATGAATGTAATTAAAACTGAGTGGCAGGCCGCACAATATTCTCAGACCACACATGGAACATGTGGACCCTAAAGTGGCTACAATCATGATTCCCCTACGAGTCTCTCTTACAAAAGAAACGCCACAGACACGCAATTGGTTATATGAGAGTCATCGCTAGCGTTGGCCAAAATTAACACTTAACACGTTGCTAACATGTATGCCAAACAGCAAATCGCTCAAATTATGGATAATTTTCCAAAAGATTTAACAAACTTTTGCGCAATCGTATTAAAGAAAACCATCAACAATTTTGGGAATACCCTTCAAAAAGCGTAGTACAGGGCATAGTCATTTTCATGGAGCAGCATGTAAGAAGTATAAAAGTTTGGATTCCATTTCTGGAATGGAAAAAACCCAGCTCAcagaaatcaaattttcagttacagggtatactcAACGCTGAGCTGTTGCAATTAACTTCTCTTTTTCTTACAactatatttagtttttatattttttgtgcttaCTCATTGTCTTCCTCCTCCTTCTTTTTGGGCTGATAATTTTTCACTAAGCGCCtgtaaaaagaaaatcaaaagagCATGGCATTAGTGAAACTTTGTTTATGCATAGAGaaagaaataacaataacaaccacTATGTATAACTattattacaataataataataacaacagcgccaagttaaaacatttgcattaACACGAGACTTTTCATTTCGGCATTGCGGGACACGCGAAGCACTCTTCAAATTTCAGTCTACCCGGCCACAGATTTCTGATTTCACTAACTACAATAtggatatatacatatgaatatatatatatttaatatacagAGAGTGTTTTTCAATCAATGCGGCCGCATTTGTGGTCTAGTTGGGCGCCTGGGAAGAGACGCCGCCAACGCCGCGTCGCAATGATAATGTCATTATAAAGGGCTCAGACCGTACAGTAGCTGCAGGCATATCAGGCACAGTTCAGCTGGTTCAGCTCAGTTCGGTTCAGTTCAGTCAGTCATCAAGCCAACTCTCGACTCATTTTGCGGCATTCAAATTGTGGGAACAGACGCCACCCCATTGAGAAATatagttttgaaaaaaagcggcAGCTAACGATAACCACGTTGCGAGACAGCGTTCCCAAGTGCTCCAACAACTTGgcccaaagcagcagcagccgcagcagcagcagcggcgacgTCGGCGGTTCGAATcttcaagcaaattatacaattatgacGCCCAGTTGCAAGTACATACAGCCTGGGCTCGGCGTTGCCCAAGCTCAATCATATTTAATGGACAGCATTATCAGCTATACCCCACACCTCTCCAGCGCGCGCATCACTCTTAGTCGCGTGTCAGTTGCGTGGGGCAGGTCGCGGTCATCTCTTGTTTATTCAGTTGTCAATCTATTGCGCAATTTAGCTGGCGAGCTGGACACAGGCATGCGCGCATATTATTGGGGTGGGTACCAATGCGCACACCCTACATACCCGCTCCCTACACACAGCCCGCCCATACACGAGGTGCGGCGCAACATTCTCGAAATTGAGCCCATGTTGTCGCTTGTAAAAGGGCATTAATTGAAGTGCGGCGCAAAAGGCGTGCATATATCTTTATGAGCGCTCTCTGCGCTGGCCACACAGCATATAATTAGTtacttattatatatatataacccGTCTCCCCTCCCCCCGCGCCATCAGTCAGTGCAGCTCAGCTACTGCTCAGGAATGGCCATTGGACACAATGCACCGGAGCACA
The sequence above is a segment of the Drosophila virilis strain 15010-1051.87 chromosome 3, Dvir_AGI_RSII-ME, whole genome shotgun sequence genome. Coding sequences within it:
- the Cip4 gene encoding formin-binding protein 1-like isoform X8 is translated as MSLRWQTDQAKAAQQQKLAEPENAAAAAAASSNNKMSWGTELWDQYDNLSIHTNKGIEVLDKYANFLRDRVVIETEYAGKLRRLVKNYQPKKKEEEDNEFTSRQAFRNLLKEVGDLAGQREVVSETLQLQIIQGVTLLSKTLREDRKKCLNDGTMLQQALSAQLSSLERAKRNYDKAYRDSEKAVENYKKADMDFNLSRAEVERYKNIMTSKIQQSDDAKNEYANQLQKTNNLQQQHYGILLPAVFNRLQELDEKRTRGIREFIIGAADVESSVAPIIARCMEGIVKAGESINETEDSLKVIERYQSGFTPPTDIPFEDLSKMDPSAVPQSNYSSVPYNHLTIKSGTLTAAKLKKARGGILNSIFGSNKNSLTADGQKEDFSDLPPNQQRKKLQAKIAELQHKVDQETNTRDGLMKMKIVYEANSSLGNPMTVEGQLNESEHELEKLKVNLKKYQGFLDKANQLQVANNSPQSNRNQLQNGHRTSRHSNGSASADDHHDGDDQPDDAGSLSSSASPESGLGTSHTSLPGSGQGSANENAAGEETTYETEVELLQPLGTCRALYPFEATSEGSIPMNEGEELQVIENDQGDGWTRVRRANNSNGWDEGFVPTSYIECTLFA
- the Cip4 gene encoding formin-binding protein 1-like isoform X5, encoding MSLRWQTDQAKAAQQQKLAEPENAAAAAAASSNNKMSWGTELWDQYDNLSIHTNKGIEVLDKYANFLRDRVVIETEYAGKLRRLVKNYQPKKKEEEDNEFTSRQAFRNLLKEVGDLAGQREVVSETLQLQIIQGVTLLSKTLREDRKKCLNDGTMLQQALSAQLSSLERAKRNYDKAYRDSEKAVENYKKADMDFNLSRAEVERYKNIMTSKIQQSDDAKNEYANQLQKTNNLQQQHYGILLPAVFNRLQELDEKRTRGIREFIIGAADVESSVAPIIARCMEGIVKAGESINETEDSLKVIERYQSGFTPPTDIPFEDLSKMDPSAVPQSNYSSVPYNHLTIKSGTLTAAKLKKARGGILNSIFGSNKQRQIIEACITMKNSLTADGQKEDFSDLPPNQQRKKLQAKIAELQHKVDQETNTRDGLMKMKIVYEANSSLGNPMTVEGQLNESEHELEKLKVNLKKYQGFLDKANQLQVANNSPQSNRNQLQNGHRTSRHSNGSASADDHHDGDDQPDDAGSLSSSSASPESGLGTSHTSLPGSGQGSANENAAGEETTYETEVELLQPLGTCRALYPFEATSEGSIPMNEGEELQVIENDQGDGWTRVRRANNSNGWDEGFVPTSYIECTLFA